The Deltaproteobacteria bacterium DNA segment CTGCGTCGTCACCAGCGTCCACAACGTGCGCCGCTTCCAGCGTTCCTTCCAACTCGTCTCATCAATATTGAGATCACAACTCTGGACATACACCGCCGCTTCTTCTACCGCCGGCGCCACGGCCTTCGTCACCGTCTGTTCGATCTGACAAATCTCGCCCACCGACAACTCGATTCCTAACACGTCGCGACAAAAACTCACGACCATGCGCTTGCTCATCCGAGAGCCGCCCGTACAGAGCGCGACGATACTCGCCAAGCGCGGGCCATAGCAGGTTGCTAACACGCCGGCGGGCAATTCCCCGCACGTCGTGATCCCACACCCCGCACACCGTAATCGATGGAGTTGATATTCGGTGAGCTGCGGTTGCACGGGCGGCAGGTCCACCACTTGGTGCCGGATCGGCGCGGGATCACTGCCCGTTAAGTGTCCCCCACAGCGCCGACACTGCTCGGGTTTGCAGGTCACCACTGTATCCACTTTCTCGAGGGGCACGAGTGCCCGCTGATGCGGGGCATGCCCAAGCTGGCCGCCTGCTTTCCGTCCCGACGCCGGTTTCGGCGGCTTACGCTTGACGTGCGGCCCATCACTCGAGGGTGGCTTGGAGGAGTTCTGCGAATTCTGATTGAGTCGCGCCGTGACTTCTCGCACTTCGGCTTCCAATTGCGTAATGCGCTGCTCATAGTACTCCACCATCGCATGCATCACGACTTGGACAGGTTCGGGAGCTTGCTCCCAGACCTCGACGGGCACAATGGCAGGGCGCTTCTGCGTCACGCCGCTCTCTCTATCTCATCTCTCACTTTCCCTCAAGTCTGAGGGGTGAACATTTACGAGTAGAGGACCCGTCGGCAAGCGTTTCGTCGCGTCCAGACACCGCCGATGATTCGGCTCGTTCCTATTGACCAGAGCGGCCAGAGGACCGGCTTCCGTGAGTGTCACACGTGTCCTCGGCGCTGTCTGTTCACAAACCCTTGGCCAAAGCGTTGCTCGCAGTTTTCTCAGAGCGCTTCGGTCGTTCCACTGACCGTGCCTGCATAGCCCGAGTGGAGCTAATCCCTAACTTCTTGTTTCCTCTCGCTCTGTTCTTTCTGCTTCGACCTTCGCTCTCGGCTTTTGCTTCCGACTCTGTGGGCTCTCGTCACGTACCTTTCGCTTCGGTCTTCCGTCTTTATCTGGGCCCTTCATGGCCGTTGGGCTCCGGGGGCTATGGTGGCTGTCGTTGTAGGGGTTCTCGGTAGGAAGCTTTTTCTTCCTCCTGTATGTGGCCTTCCGAGAGTTTCCCGCGGTTTTCTTTCAGAGTCCCCCCTAACATTCGCGCTACCCAGCTTGGTGTGTCGGGTTCGGTGGCGCGATGGTTAAGTACCACGTTCGATCCCCTATTGCCTGCTAGCCCCTCCCTCGTAGTTGCCCTTGTTCAGCTCGATCACCTGCCGCTGAATGCTACGGCGACAGAACCTTTGTGCCTCTTTCAGCGTTTCGTGCCGGTTGCAGGCAAGGAGTCTCAAGCTTACGTTCCAATCCCCAAGAAATTGCATACGCTTCAGAAGAGTTCCGATCAGACCAAGGCGTGGTGGGTCCGCTCTGCGCTGATCGGGTCGCCGAAACTTGAAGCACAGAATCGACGCGGTATCGCCAACTCCCAGGGTTACTCGCCGGATGTCCGACCAAGGAATGAAGCTGCACTTCTTCCGAACGTCCGAGATGCCGTCAATGTCGATGGTGACGACCGGCCCCTTGTATCGCCAGGGATGAACAATAGTGGGCAAGAAGGGAAGAACGAGCGGCACGCCAAAGACTACGGCAACTCCGCCAACGAGCTGGGCGAGGAAATGGCCACTGACCAAGCCTGCGAACGTCCAGAAGACAATCCAGCCCACCATCCAAACGAAGAAACCCGTGGCCGCGATGACCGCAACGGGCGAGTAGTAGAGCTCTAGCTTGTCTTTTGCCTGAGGAGTGCGAGTTGAGCTCTTTGACATCGAGGCCTGCCTTGTCGTTTTGGGGCCTAACTAAAATTGAACGTCACTGACTGTTTCCATTAGCAGAAACAAGTTGCCAGTACGATACACATGTTTCTAGATCCACCAACTCTGACGTTGCTATACGTAGAGACTCGTTAAACATGGCCGGGATATGTAGATGCACGAAGCTGATGTTCGGCATCTACATATAGGTGGTTCTTCGGTGGGAATTGCCTCGGTCGTCGGCAGCGAGATTCTTATTTTGCCACGGCTGCGGCAGCGGCAGGAAGCACGTTCACTGGTTGACGACGGGCTTTGGGTTGCCAGCTCTTTACCTCAGGCGCGACTTCTTTGGCAAAGAGGCGCATGTTTTCTTCGACATCAGCGTACGGTGTGCTGAAATAGCTGAATGCACCGTTAACCTCAAAATCACCGACGATTTCGCGCCGATGTCGCAACGTCTCGGAAATCATGTCTGGTGTGCCCCACAGATTCGAGGCGATGAACTGTTCAATGACTGCGTCGTGCCCAGCAGCGTTGATCTGCTCAGCTGCTTTGGCGTAGTGCTGGTATGAACTCCCCGTCGATGCGAAATTGGCCGCATCATCCATGCGATAGTGTTCCATCAAGGTCCAGTAGTAGCCAACGATCCCGCGTCGCGCGATTTCTTCAGCCTTTTTCTTGGTCGGGAAGCAGGAGATGAAGTCAACGATGCTGATCGGTGGTGCTTCTTCGCCGTTGTTATACTTGCGATACTCGGCCCGGTAGTCTTCGAGCAGCGGAGCAGCGGTTTCCCATGGCCCTTGCGAGAACATCATCGAGCCAAGCCCAAGCTGGGCTGCGACTGAGAAGGACTCTGGTGACATGCACACCATGTAACGCCGACCTTTGAAACTCTTGAAGGGTCGTGGGCGCACTTCGATGCGGTTTTGCTGGAAATACTTGGTATTGGCTTCGACGACACCACTCTCCAAACCATCAATAACGATTTTCGCCGCTTCATTGAAGCGTTCACGGGCTTCGTTCATGTTCACACCAAAGCCAGCATACTCACGACGGGAGAGCCCGCGGCCAAGACCAAGAACGGCGCGCCCATCGGACAGATGATCCAACAGCG contains these protein-coding regions:
- a CDS encoding IS66 family transposase, yielding MTQKRPAIVPVEVWEQAPEPVQVVMHAMVEYYEQRITQLEAEVREVTARLNQNSQNSSKPPSSDGPHVKRKPPKPASGRKAGGQLGHAPHQRALVPLEKVDTVVTCKPEQCRRCGGHLTGSDPAPIRHQVVDLPPVQPQLTEYQLHRLRCAGCGITTCGELPAGVLATCYGPRLASIVALCTGGSRMSKRMVVSFCRDVLGIELSVGEICQIEQTVTKAVAPAVEEAAVYVQSCDLNIDETSWKERWKRRTLWTLVTTQLSVFTVASGRGAAELQKLVGDWYSGTITSDRAKAYDSQPLRRRQLCWAHVVRDFQAMIDRGGPGQVVGLALLEHAHVLFAWWHWARDGTWKRSTLQSYVGTLRASFKMELEWGTQNACPKTAATCKELLAREAALWTFVRVEGIDPTNNAAERSLRGAVLWRKVSFGTQSERGSRFVASMLTVLMSCQQQHRNALSYLTACCQAFYTQRPVPSLVP
- a CDS encoding LLM class flavin-dependent oxidoreductase; the encoded protein is MKIGIQNVFPAHKDYNDRDMYKHETRLLIEAEGMGFDVIWPVEHHFFDYSMCPDNMQYLSYIAARTERIELGTGAIILPWNNPMRVVEKMALLDHLSDGRAVLGLGRGLSRREYAGFGVNMNEARERFNEAAKIVIDGLESGVVEANTKYFQQNRIEVRPRPFKSFKGRRYMVCMSPESFSVAAQLGLGSMMFSQGPWETAAPLLEDYRAEYRKYNNGEEAPPISIVDFISCFPTKKKAEEIARRGIVGYYWTLMEHYRMDDAANFASTGSSYQHYAKAAEQINAAGHDAVIEQFIASNLWGTPDMISETLRHRREIVGDFEVNGAFSYFSTPYADVEENMRLFAKEVAPEVKSWQPKARRQPVNVLPAAAAAVAK